In bacterium, the genomic stretch CGCGCGTTCCGCGCCAAGAATCTGGAGGCGACCGTCCTTCTGGTCGCCGCGTTCGTCATCCTGCTCGGACGCACGTTCATCGGCTCGTTCGTCTCATTCTGGACCGAACCCGGAACGGGCTTTGGCATCCCGGAGCTCGCCGAGTGGATCATGGACTACCCGAACCGCGCGGGGCAGCGCGCCATCATGATCGGCATTGCGCTCGGCATCGTATCCACATCGCTGAAGATCATCCTCGGCATCGACCGCGGCTATCTCGGAAGCGGGCAGGAGTAGCGCGATGGCGTTTTACGACAAGATCCGCAACATCGACCGCCGCGTCATTTTCCTTTTGATCGGCCTGTCCGTCGCACTGCCGCTGATCTTCACGATCCGATTCCCGGAATTCCCGACGCCGATGGTCAAGCAGATCTTCGGGCTTATGGAAGACCTGCCGCCGGGCGCCAAGGTGCTGGTGTCCTTCGATTACGACCCCGCGTCCGAGCCCGAACTGCAGCCGATGGCGACGGCCTGGATGCGGCAGCTCGCCGAAAAGCGCGCGAAGATCTACATCATGGCGCTCTGGCCGATCGGCCAGGACATGGCGCGCCTTTCGATCGACGCCCTGAAGCGCGACCTCGCGGACAAGGAACGAGAAACCGGCGAAAAGGTGCCGTTCGAATACGGCGTCAACTACGTCAACCTCGGTTTCAAGAGCGGGGCGCAGGGCGTCATCAACGTCGTGCTCACCGACTTCGAGAAAATGTACCCGACGGACGCCGCCGGCCAGGCGCTTTCCACGATTCCGCTCATGAAGGAGGCGCGAAGCCTCAAGGATTTCGACCTCATCGTGAACATCTCCGCCGGCACGCCGGGCCTGAAGGAATGGATCCAGTTCGGCGCGGACCCGGCGGGCGTGCGTATCGTGGGCGGGAGCACGGCGGTGCAGGCGCCCCTGCTTTACCCCTACTATCCCAAGCAACTCTACGGGCTTCTCGGCGGACTGAAACCTGCGGCCGAATATGAAAAACTGATGGGCGACCGCTACCCGCAGTACGCCGACATTCAAAAGAACAAGGGACGCATCCGCATGGGCGCTCAGGCGGTCGCGCATCTAGTGATCATGGCGTTCATCATCATCGGCAACATCACTTTCTTCATCGACCGCCGAAGGGAGCGCTCGCGATGAGCCGCGGACGCATCGTCTTTCTTGTCGCCGGGGGCCTTTTCCTCGCGTTTCTCCTGTTTCGCTCGGCGACGGGCGGCATGGTTCCGCCCTGGCCGCACACGGTCGAAACGCAGGCGATGGAACCGCAATACAACGAGTTCGGCCTGCTCGTCGGCGAAAACGCGGTCACGACGGGCGCGACGTCGTGGAAGGGCCCGCTGACGTGGTTTGCCGCGTTCCTGACGCTGTGCATCCTCTCATTCCTCTACGACGACAATCCGCTCTACAAGTTCGCCGAGCATCTTTTCGTCGGCGTCTCCGCCGCGTACTGGATGGTGATGGGCTTCTGGACGACGCTCGTCCCGAACCTGTTCGGCAAGCTGACCCCGAATCTCGTCTCGGGCGTGCTCGAGGGCGTCAAGGACAACACGCCGGAGTGGCATTACGTCATTCCGTTGATCTTCGGCATCCTGCTCCTGACGCGCATCTCGGAGAAATTCGGGTATCTCTCGCGCCTGTCGCTCGCGTTCATCGTCGGCACGACCGCCGGCCTGAACTTCGTGCAGTACCTCAAGAGCGATTTCATGCTGCAAATCACGCAGACCATCACACCGCTCGTCGCGATCGGCGCCGAGGGCTTCTCGTTCTGGGGCACATTTTCCAACATCGTGCTTTTTGTCGGCGTGATTTGCGGGCTGATCTACTTCTTCTTCTCGAAGGAGCACACGGGCGTGTTCGGCGCGGCCAGTCGCATCGGCATCTGGGTCCTCATGATCAGCTTCGGCGCGTCGTTCGGATTCACCGTCATGGGCCGCATCGCGCTTCTGGTCGGCCGCATGGAGTTCCTGCTCCGCGACTGGATGAATCTGGTCGTGGGATAGGCGCGTCGTGCCCGTGCCAGTGCCCGTGCCCGCATGGACATCATGGACATGATGGACCGCATGGACCGAATCGGCACGAACCCGTCTTTCGCGGGCGGCTGACCGCTCGCTCGCCCTTCGCGCACCCGCTACGTTCCGACGCTCGTTCCTCTTTCCCCTTTCGCCTTTCCTCACGCGGCTCTTTCCACATTCGTCGCGCGACTGGTATCATGCACGCCCTGTTGAAATTTCCGGGAGTGGCGTGGCGATGCGATCCGTTTTTGGCGCGGTTTTTTTTGGCCTGTCGATTTTCGCTCTGGCCCTTGTTGCCTTTCCCGCGCCCTCGGTCGCGCAGGATGACGGCGAGTCCGACACAACGGCCAAGGACTACGGCCCCTGGCGGCCGAAGACATGCCTGAATATCCAGGCGTTCGGATCGATCCATTGGCTCGATCACTCGGACGTCAACAACTACATCGACAAGGGCGGCGTGGAGCCGTTCGGCGTCAGCGACGCGGATCCGGAAAGCTACGGCGACCGCGCGACGCCCGTTTTCGGCGCGCGCCTCGGCATGGTGTTCAACAGCTTCGTCGCCGACCTGATGGGGCAATATTACAAGCAGTGGCGCGACGGCCCGCACACCGGCGCGACGATCAGCGGCTTCCACCTTCTGTTCCACGTCGGCAAGGACGTCATCCGCACGCCGTTCCAACTTTATCCCTACGCGGGCATTGGCTGGTCGTACACGAACTTCATCGTCAACGGCGACGATCGGCGCAAGCGCGAGTTCCCGGATTACTCCGGCGCCAAGACGGGCGTTCCGGGCGACGTGGGCCTCGGCTTCGAGCTGCAAAATCCCGCGTGGACCTCACGCGATCCGAACTACCGCGCGGCGATCAACCTGCCCGTCTTCCTGCACATCGGCTATCAGGGCGAACTCATCACCTACTTCTGGCAGATCAAGCACGGGCGCCTGGAGCGCGCGGTCCTCGACCGCTTCATGGGCCCCTACGTGCGCGTTGGCGTCGGCATTGGAAAAGGCACCTACGTGAGGCAGACGGAGTAGGATGGAAGAAGCGGGAAAGCGGGAAGATCTTGAATCGCGAATAGTCTGAAAGTCCGAAAGTCTGGAAGTCTGAAAGGTCATCGCAAGCGGCCATGGCGCTATCAGGTTCGCATCGCGCCGCCACCCCCGTTCGCCGCCCCGTCCATCATGTCCATGATGTCCATTGTGTCCATGAATTGGAGACCCGCTCCCTGACGGTCGCGGTTCGTTGTTCGGGCACGGGCACGGGCACGGGCACGGGCACGGGCACGGGCACGGGCACGGGCACGGGCACGAATAACCGAATCAGGGACGGGGATGGGATTCACCCAATCCTCAATCCTCAATCCTCGATCCTCAATCCTCCTTCCTCATCTCCACACTTGCGAGCGCACTGTGGTTGTGAATGCTCTCGAAGTTCTCGACCTCGACGGAAAACCACGTGATGGCGGGGTGATCGCGAAACGCGATGGTCACGTCGCGCGCCACATCTTCGACAAACGCGGGGTGCGCGAACGCGAGGCGCGTCAGGTGATCCTCGTCTTCCGGGCGCAGGACGGAATACACCGGGCTCGACGCCGCGGACTCGATCATCGCGATGACGTCCTCGATCCACAAAAATCCCGTGTGACGAAGCTGCGCGCGCACCTCGCCGCGCTGCGTGTGCGCGGAAACGCGCGCCAATTCCTTGCTGCACGGGCACAGCGTCTGCACGGGAACGCTTACGCCGAGCACAAAATCGAAACCGTCATCATCGAGCCGGCCGGTCAGCCGGCAACGGTAGGCCATCACGCCCGGTGCGCCGGAAACGGGCGCGCGTTTTTCGACGAAATACGGAAACGACAGCTCGATATGCGCCACGCGCGCGCCGAGGGCCTCGCGCACGTTTTCGGCGATTGCGCTAAACGATTTGAGCCCGATGCGCCGCTTGTTCGCCTCGAGGATCTCCACGAAGCGCGACATGTGCGTGCCTTTGTGCCCGGCCGCGAGATCGACGTAGAGGTTGAACTCGCCGACGGTCGCCTGCTCGCCGCGCGCGCGATCGCGGACGATCACCGGGTAACGCACGCCCTTCACGCCGACGCGGTCGAGCGCGATGCCGCGCGTGTCCGCGGTGCTCTGCACGTCGGCCAGGCGCTCGGCGAGAACGCGCGGACC encodes the following:
- the folE2 gene encoding GTP cyclohydrolase FolE2 gives rise to the protein MARPESDPAHLPGTESIGPRVLAERLADVQSTADTRGIALDRVGVKGVRYPVIVRDRARGEQATVGEFNLYVDLAAGHKGTHMSRFVEILEANKRRIGLKSFSAIAENVREALGARVAHIELSFPYFVEKRAPVSGAPGVMAYRCRLTGRLDDDGFDFVLGVSVPVQTLCPCSKELARVSAHTQRGEVRAQLRHTGFLWIEDVIAMIESAASSPVYSVLRPEDEDHLTRLAFAHPAFVEDVARDVTIAFRDHPAITWFSVEVENFESIHNHSALASVEMRKED